A stretch of the Shinella zoogloeoides genome encodes the following:
- the istA gene encoding IS21 family transposase, with protein sequence MSVENSMNPALPRGVRGDAMLEPDEVMSMVRLHKSGWGAKRIAKEFQCARNTVRRYLREGGTVAYRGRPRVSALDGLDAWLRERFFRHEGNADVIRQELESEHGIVISLRQVERRVRVWRRELTAQKRATVRYETAPGHQMQIDFGDTRVWIGGERVRIHVFVATLGYSRRLHIRASQRQRQTDWFEGMEGAFLRFGGVPAEVLIDNAKALVEHHDAVTREVRFNARLHAFARYWDFRPRACAPYRARTKGKDERGVGYVKKNAIAGRRFETWAAFEAHLDRWTREVADQREHGTTGVAPAERFAAEAGALRPLSGRVAFGQLRDLVRKVQADCAIDLDTNSYSVPWRLIGESVQVVVLAGRVIIRHAGQVVADHALNGGRRQRIVDRSHFVGIAGVEGPVRLTPIEIAPAALLRPLAEYEAVAGGGW encoded by the coding sequence ATGTCAGTTGAGAATTCGATGAATCCTGCATTGCCGAGAGGGGTGCGGGGAGATGCGATGCTTGAGCCTGACGAAGTGATGTCGATGGTGCGTCTGCATAAGAGCGGCTGGGGAGCCAAACGGATAGCGAAGGAATTCCAGTGCGCCCGTAATACGGTTCGCCGTTATCTTCGGGAAGGCGGAACCGTTGCTTACAGGGGCCGCCCGCGCGTTTCGGCGCTGGACGGCCTGGATGCCTGGCTGCGCGAGCGCTTCTTCCGCCACGAGGGCAACGCGGACGTTATCCGCCAGGAACTGGAGAGTGAGCACGGGATCGTCATCAGCCTACGGCAGGTGGAGCGCCGGGTTAGGGTCTGGCGGCGGGAGCTGACGGCGCAGAAGCGGGCGACGGTGCGCTACGAGACCGCGCCCGGTCATCAGATGCAGATTGATTTTGGCGATACGCGGGTCTGGATCGGCGGCGAGCGGGTACGGATTCATGTGTTTGTCGCCACGCTCGGCTATTCGCGCCGGCTGCATATCCGGGCTTCGCAGCGCCAGCGCCAGACGGACTGGTTCGAGGGGATGGAAGGCGCTTTCCTTCGCTTTGGCGGCGTTCCGGCGGAGGTGCTGATCGACAATGCGAAGGCGTTGGTCGAGCACCACGATGCGGTGACGCGCGAGGTCAGGTTCAATGCCCGGCTCCACGCCTTTGCCCGTTACTGGGACTTCAGGCCGCGCGCCTGCGCTCCGTATCGGGCGCGCACGAAGGGCAAGGACGAGCGCGGCGTCGGCTATGTCAAAAAGAACGCAATCGCCGGCCGCCGCTTCGAGACCTGGGCGGCGTTCGAGGCGCATCTGGATCGGTGGACTCGCGAGGTTGCCGACCAGCGGGAGCACGGCACCACCGGCGTTGCGCCGGCGGAGCGCTTTGCCGCGGAGGCCGGGGCGCTGCGCCCGCTTTCCGGCAGGGTAGCATTCGGGCAGTTGCGGGATCTGGTCCGCAAGGTGCAGGCCGACTGCGCCATCGATCTCGACACGAACAGCTATTCGGTGCCCTGGCGCCTGATCGGCGAGAGTGTTCAGGTTGTGGTGCTGGCCGGTCGCGTGATCATCCGCCATGCGGGCCAGGTGGTGGCCGACCATGCCTTGAACGGGGGGCGACGGCAACGGATCGTCGATCGATCCCATTTTGTCGGCATTGCGGGTGTCGAAGGCCCGGTGCGCCTGACGCCGATCGAGATCGCACCCGCCGCACTGCTGCGGCCGCTTGCGGAATATGAAGCGGTTGCCGGAGGGGGCTGGTGA
- a CDS encoding plasmid maintenance toxin (PemK-like) — MLPTEPKVGWVFRYSYLWHWQLLEGREEGDKDRPALVLAIVAHLEDGRPAVRVLPITHSPPSDAEDAIEIPPATKRRFGLDDERSWIVLTESNRFVWPGPDMRPVDSDTGYFGPLPPALFAEVKRRFVELARAQRHRATARSE, encoded by the coding sequence ATGCTGCCGACTGAACCGAAGGTCGGCTGGGTCTTTCGCTATTCCTATCTTTGGCACTGGCAACTCCTCGAAGGCCGCGAGGAGGGGGACAAGGATCGCCCGGCACTGGTGCTGGCGATCGTCGCGCATCTTGAGGATGGCAGACCGGCGGTGAGGGTGCTGCCGATCACCCACAGCCCACCATCCGATGCTGAAGACGCGATCGAGATCCCGCCGGCGACCAAGCGACGCTTCGGGCTCGACGACGAGCGTTCCTGGATTGTGTTGACCGAAAGCAACCGGTTCGTCTGGCCGGGTCCGGACATGCGGCCGGTCGACAGCGATACAGGATATTTCGGGCCGCTGCCGCCGGCATTGTTTGCCGAGGTCAAGCGACGGTTTGTCGAGCTGGCCCGTGCGCAACGGCATCGGGCCACGGCGCGCAGTGAATGA
- the repB gene encoding plasmid partitioning protein RepB yields MKGRDILKSMVSAGQAAGEAPAVSVSQKPAGAVRAMNLSLNRLNDEAAAAKVLRDALASGDKVVELDPDLIENSFIQDRIPVELDPELEKLKTAIEESGQQVPILVRPHPTKVNCYQSVFGHRRRRVAKLLGRRVKAIVREMTDEEVILAQGQENGPRVDLSFIERALFARRMHEHGFDRDTIAKALSVDKPEISRLLQVADAVKPELILAVGPAFKVGRPRWLAFADGLKDTDAAKRVDKELTSAEFAKADSNARFERLWKALAGRSEKKTNAVQVLRGQKGLPLASIERGTRGTKITVTSEPFAAFLSDKLADLVAAFEREKI; encoded by the coding sequence ATGAAGGGCCGCGACATCCTCAAGAGCATGGTATCAGCGGGGCAAGCTGCTGGAGAAGCGCCGGCTGTTTCAGTATCGCAAAAGCCGGCAGGTGCCGTTCGTGCGATGAACCTGTCGCTCAATCGACTGAATGACGAGGCGGCTGCCGCTAAAGTTTTGCGCGACGCGCTCGCGTCGGGGGATAAAGTTGTCGAACTCGATCCGGACTTGATCGAAAACTCATTTATCCAAGATCGAATACCGGTGGAACTTGACCCAGAGCTAGAGAAGCTGAAGACCGCCATTGAGGAGTCTGGTCAGCAAGTCCCTATATTGGTGCGCCCTCATCCAACTAAGGTCAATTGCTATCAGTCGGTGTTCGGCCATCGGCGCAGGCGGGTCGCAAAGCTGCTCGGCCGCCGGGTCAAAGCCATCGTTCGTGAAATGACAGATGAAGAGGTCATCCTTGCACAGGGGCAGGAGAATGGCCCCCGTGTTGACTTGAGCTTCATTGAGCGGGCGTTGTTCGCCAGGCGAATGCACGAGCATGGATTTGATCGTGACACTATCGCAAAAGCACTATCCGTCGATAAGCCGGAAATATCTCGACTTCTTCAGGTTGCGGATGCCGTTAAGCCCGAGCTGATCTTGGCTGTTGGCCCCGCCTTTAAGGTCGGTAGACCTCGGTGGCTGGCTTTCGCGGATGGCCTGAAAGATACCGATGCGGCAAAGCGTGTCGATAAAGAGCTCACCTCCGCTGAGTTTGCTAAAGCAGATTCGAACGCACGGTTTGAACGCTTGTGGAAGGCACTCGCTGGCCGCAGTGAAAAGAAGACCAATGCCGTCCAAGTTCTGCGTGGTCAAAAAGGGCTTCCGCTTGCATCCATCGAGCGAGGCACGAGAGGGACAAAAATCACGGTAACCTCAGAACCATTCGCAGCCTTCCTTTCTGATAAATTGGCCGATCTTGTTGCTGCGTTTGAGAGAGAAAAAATTTAG
- a CDS encoding nucleotidyl transferase AbiEii/AbiGii toxin family protein: protein MEKLSEIAQSLDARLKIAATTHGLDLEKLAGRTLVEGILRYWAQGMGPAPVLLTGGLLFDQTVRETRDADIAISRRYRCDDIVRGMETIARLLEREGMRLDFTAPVPQADTGCGNSVERWIIEGKVGGVAASASLNMDPRRGAGAVIEAIELSEIPSLVSGIPPLAIACQPLEVVAAETLLAVMFQPESDFRIRHLADVIDERLWADVDCRDVAREMIGVCRYRGIDVRDLPATLDWPAIQRLEPSWERHRAAGKTTLSIFSAWIDAAYLWSEVKAELGLRHKPFVVQRPGSSVARMFA, encoded by the coding sequence ATGGAGAAGCTATCGGAAATTGCGCAGAGCCTGGATGCGCGCCTCAAGATCGCCGCGACAACACATGGCCTCGATCTGGAAAAGCTGGCCGGGAGGACGCTCGTCGAGGGCATTCTGAGGTACTGGGCGCAGGGAATGGGACCGGCCCCGGTCCTGCTGACAGGCGGACTGCTGTTCGACCAAACCGTTCGTGAAACGCGCGATGCCGATATCGCGATATCCCGCCGCTACCGGTGCGACGACATCGTGCGCGGCATGGAGACTATTGCCCGGCTCCTCGAGCGCGAAGGTATGCGGCTGGATTTCACCGCCCCTGTGCCGCAGGCCGACACTGGATGCGGCAACTCCGTGGAGCGATGGATCATTGAGGGCAAGGTCGGCGGTGTCGCCGCCAGCGCCAGCCTCAATATGGACCCGCGGCGCGGGGCCGGCGCTGTCATCGAGGCGATCGAGCTTTCCGAAATTCCGTCGCTGGTCTCGGGCATCCCGCCGCTCGCCATCGCCTGCCAGCCGCTGGAAGTCGTCGCCGCCGAGACGCTGCTCGCGGTGATGTTTCAGCCGGAATCGGATTTCCGTATCCGGCACCTCGCGGATGTTATCGACGAGCGTCTCTGGGCGGACGTGGATTGCCGGGACGTCGCCCGAGAGATGATCGGCGTCTGCCGCTATCGGGGCATCGATGTCCGCGATCTGCCGGCGACGCTCGATTGGCCCGCGATCCAACGCCTTGAACCATCGTGGGAAAGGCACCGGGCGGCGGGAAAGACCACGCTTTCCATCTTCTCGGCGTGGATCGACGCAGCCTACCTCTGGTCCGAGGTGAAGGCCGAACTCGGCCTCAGACACAAGCCGTTCGTGGTCCAGCGCCCGGGTTCAAGCGTAGCGAGGATGTTCGCATGA
- a CDS encoding type II toxin-antitoxin system Phd/YefM family antitoxin, protein MTSTVTAAAVSKNFGAYQDAAVRDPVIITKNGRPRTVLIAYEDYLRLTKRDRRVELTATLGDDDLAAIEASAMEGDFDHLNAELLTGKHAAD, encoded by the coding sequence ATGACCTCCACTGTTACGGCCGCTGCGGTCTCGAAGAATTTTGGCGCCTATCAGGATGCCGCCGTCCGTGATCCGGTGATCATCACCAAGAACGGTCGGCCGCGCACGGTGCTAATCGCCTATGAGGATTACCTGCGACTGACGAAACGCGACCGGCGCGTCGAGCTGACCGCTACACTCGGGGATGACGATCTCGCCGCCATCGAAGCCTCCGCAATGGAGGGAGATTTCGATCATCTCAACGCCGAGCTTCTGACGGGAAAACATGCTGCCGACTGA
- the istB gene encoding IS21-like element helper ATPase IstB — MTNVDHDLLIATLDRLKLTAIRDQLDTLLDEAARSKMNLREALGFLVSREIARRDERRISMSSKIAQFPFVRELDGFDFDAQPSLDQGQIRELATCRWIAHGDTLLLLGPPGTGKTHLAVSLGREAIRQNYNVQFITAATLVATLAKAHCDGLLDKQLTLLSRPKLLIIDELGYLPFEANAAHLFFQLVSRRYEKGSILITSNRSVGEWGGVFGDPVVATAILDRLLHHSAVITIRGDSYRLREKRRSGLLQKAGAALEPNETSSQ; from the coding sequence ATGACGAACGTGGACCATGACCTGCTTATCGCAACGCTCGACCGGCTGAAGCTGACGGCGATCCGCGACCAGCTCGACACGCTGCTCGACGAGGCGGCCCGTTCGAAGATGAACCTGCGCGAGGCCCTGGGCTTCCTGGTGTCGCGCGAGATCGCCCGGCGTGACGAGCGGCGGATCTCCATGTCGAGCAAGATCGCCCAGTTCCCCTTCGTGCGCGAGCTGGACGGCTTCGACTTCGATGCCCAGCCGTCCCTGGATCAGGGGCAGATCCGGGAGCTTGCGACCTGCCGGTGGATTGCCCATGGCGATACGCTCCTGCTCCTTGGCCCTCCCGGAACGGGCAAGACGCATCTTGCCGTCAGCCTCGGCCGCGAGGCGATCCGCCAGAATTACAATGTGCAGTTCATCACCGCGGCGACGTTGGTGGCGACGCTGGCCAAGGCCCATTGTGACGGTTTGCTCGACAAGCAGTTGACGCTTCTGTCGCGGCCGAAACTACTGATCATCGACGAGCTGGGTTATCTGCCCTTCGAGGCCAATGCCGCCCACCTGTTCTTCCAGTTGGTGTCCCGCCGCTATGAGAAGGGCTCGATCCTGATCACCTCAAACCGATCCGTCGGAGAATGGGGAGGTGTCTTTGGAGACCCCGTCGTCGCCACGGCGATCCTGGACCGCCTGCTTCATCATTCCGCGGTCATCACCATCCGGGGCGATAGCTACCGGCTTCGCGAAAAGCGCCGCTCCGGCCTTCTGCAGAAGGCCGGAGCGGCGCTTGAACCCAACGAAACGTCGAGCCAGTGA
- the repC gene encoding plasmid replication protein RepC, with protein MQIGNVTTPFGRRPMSLALVKGQVKAAEIKSGKTADKWKIFRDVSEAKSVLGLGDRAITVLDALLTFYPHIELAEGQSLVVFPSNAQLSVRAHGIAGTTLRRHLAALVDAGLIHRHDSPNGKRYAHRTKSGEIEKAFGFSLAPLLARVEEFAQLAQQVAEERRVFKRAKEALSICRRDVRKLITAAIDEGADGDWEAIEAMYVALRARLPRAPNRVETEAVLEEMTMLRDEIVNILEMQINSQKTDGNDVQNGCHIQNSKPESIHELEPRSEKEQGERLAQEPQPTKPEPVTDRKKSFPLGMVLRACPQIADFGPGGAISHWRDLMGAAVVVRSMLGVSPSAYQEACEVMGPENAAIAIACILERAGHIKSAGGYLRDLTRRAARDEFGLGPMLMALMRANAGEARKLA; from the coding sequence ATGCAGATCGGAAATGTGACGACGCCCTTCGGGCGGCGGCCGATGTCGCTTGCCCTTGTGAAGGGGCAGGTGAAGGCGGCCGAAATCAAGAGCGGCAAGACCGCCGATAAATGGAAAATCTTCCGGGACGTCAGCGAAGCCAAGAGTGTGCTCGGCCTTGGGGACCGCGCTATCACGGTCCTGGATGCGCTTCTCACGTTCTACCCCCATATCGAATTGGCGGAAGGGCAGAGCCTCGTGGTTTTCCCTTCAAATGCTCAGCTGTCAGTCCGCGCGCATGGGATCGCCGGCACGACGCTTCGTCGTCATTTGGCGGCGCTTGTGGATGCCGGCCTGATCCATCGCCATGACAGCCCGAACGGGAAACGCTACGCACACAGAACCAAGTCCGGCGAGATCGAGAAAGCGTTTGGCTTCAGCCTGGCGCCACTTTTGGCGCGTGTAGAAGAGTTCGCTCAGTTGGCGCAGCAGGTTGCCGAGGAGCGGCGTGTGTTCAAGCGCGCTAAGGAAGCCCTCTCGATTTGTCGCCGTGACGTCCGCAAGCTGATCACAGCGGCGATCGATGAGGGGGCTGATGGGGACTGGGAAGCCATTGAAGCGATGTATGTCGCCCTTCGCGCTCGCCTTCCCCGCGCTCCGAACCGGGTTGAAACGGAGGCTGTGCTCGAGGAAATGACGATGCTGCGGGATGAGATCGTCAACATCCTGGAAATGCAAATAAATTCACAAAAAACAGATGGCAATGATGTTCAAAATGGTTGCCACATACAGAATTCAAAACCCGAATCCATCCATGAACTTGAACCTCGCTCTGAAAAAGAGCAGGGCGAAAGGCTGGCGCAAGAACCGCAACCGACGAAGCCGGAGCCCGTTACGGACCGAAAAAAATCCTTCCCCCTCGGCATGGTTCTGCGCGCCTGCCCGCAAATCGCCGATTTTGGGCCGGGCGGGGCGATTTCGCACTGGCGCGATCTGATGGGCGCGGCCGTCGTAGTTCGATCGATGCTCGGTGTTAGTCCCTCGGCCTATCAGGAGGCTTGCGAGGTGATGGGGCCGGAAAATGCGGCGATCGCGATCGCCTGCATTCTGGAGCGGGCAGGGCATATCAAGTCGGCTGGCGGGTATCTGCGGGATTTGACGCGCCGTGCAGCCCGGGACGAATTCGGCCTCGGTCCGATGTTGATGGCATTGATGCGGGCAAATGCAGGGGAGGCGCGCAAATTGGCGTAG
- a CDS encoding WGR domain-containing protein has product MLAQPYQLYVERTDPARNVARFYAMSIDATLYGDTCLTRRWGRIGTGGQMKAHLFESEDEAVQLFLELLRQKHGRGYRPKGRVADDRRPSNKMP; this is encoded by the coding sequence ATGCTCGCACAACCCTACCAGCTCTATGTCGAACGCACCGATCCGGCCAGGAATGTCGCCCGTTTCTACGCGATGTCGATCGATGCAACGCTGTATGGCGATACATGCCTGACGCGGCGCTGGGGGCGCATCGGCACAGGCGGCCAGATGAAGGCGCACCTGTTCGAGAGCGAGGATGAGGCGGTGCAACTGTTTCTCGAACTTCTGCGACAAAAACATGGACGCGGCTACCGGCCGAAAGGACGCGTCGCTGACGACAGGCGGCCTTCAAACAAGATGCCATGA
- the repA gene encoding plasmid partitioning protein RepA, with product MATKAATKDQQSKEGAFSIDKAIERDSATLSGQLQILFEKLFSPDAKKVLRRFSSKEAAKLLGITDSYVRHIASQEDAVTSERTLGGRLTFSLEEINTIRQIRGRTKPTYLPGRREGDHLQIIAVTNFKGGSGKTTTAIHLAQYLALRGYRVLAVDLDPQASMSAMLGYQPEFDVGDNETLYGAIRYDGERRAVREVVRQTYFPGLDLIPGNLELHEFEHDTPHALATRSVADTDMFFMRVGNALTGLQEHYDVVVIDCPPTLGFLTLSALCAATSVLITVHPQMLDIASMNQFLAMTSNLLSVVREAGGSLEYDWMRYLITRYEPNDGPQAQIVAFLRSLFDERVLTSMMVKSTAVSDAGLSKQTIYEAGRETIHRQTYDRAVEAMDGVNGEVEALIQKSWGRT from the coding sequence ATGGCGACGAAAGCCGCGACGAAGGATCAACAAAGCAAAGAAGGGGCTTTCTCGATCGACAAGGCGATTGAGCGTGACTCTGCGACGCTCAGTGGCCAGCTTCAGATTCTTTTCGAGAAGCTCTTTTCCCCAGACGCGAAGAAAGTACTTCGTCGCTTCAGCAGTAAGGAGGCTGCGAAGCTGCTGGGTATCACTGATAGCTATGTGCGGCATATCGCTTCACAAGAAGACGCGGTTACCTCGGAACGAACGCTAGGTGGGCGGCTGACGTTCTCGCTGGAAGAGATAAATACCATTCGGCAAATTCGAGGTCGTACGAAGCCCACTTATCTTCCTGGTCGTCGCGAAGGCGATCACCTCCAGATAATAGCGGTAACGAATTTCAAGGGAGGGTCAGGCAAGACGACGACAGCTATCCATCTCGCCCAGTACCTTGCATTGCGAGGCTATCGTGTTCTGGCCGTTGACCTTGACCCACAGGCATCGATGTCTGCGATGCTCGGATATCAGCCGGAATTTGACGTGGGTGACAATGAAACGCTCTATGGCGCAATTCGCTATGATGGTGAACGACGGGCGGTTAGGGAAGTCGTAAGGCAGACCTATTTTCCGGGATTGGATCTCATTCCGGGTAATCTTGAACTCCACGAGTTCGAGCATGATACTCCCCACGCTCTCGCGACGCGTTCCGTGGCCGATACCGACATGTTCTTCATGCGCGTGGGAAATGCGTTGACCGGATTGCAGGAGCACTATGACGTCGTTGTCATCGACTGCCCGCCCACTCTAGGCTTCCTCACGCTTTCAGCGCTTTGTGCGGCAACTTCGGTCTTGATCACGGTTCATCCGCAGATGCTCGACATCGCGTCAATGAACCAGTTTCTCGCGATGACCTCCAATCTGCTTTCCGTGGTAAGGGAAGCTGGGGGAAGTCTTGAGTACGATTGGATGCGGTATCTAATTACGCGATACGAACCAAATGACGGCCCGCAGGCTCAAATCGTGGCGTTTCTGCGCAGCCTCTTCGACGAGCGAGTGTTGACTTCAATGATGGTTAAGTCGACTGCGGTGTCCGATGCGGGCCTTTCGAAGCAGACAATCTATGAAGCCGGACGAGAGACAATTCACCGTCAGACCTATGATCGTGCAGTGGAGGCGATGGATGGTGTGAATGGTGAAGTGGAAGCTTTAATTCAAAAATCGTGGGGCAGGACATGA
- a CDS encoding DNA-methyltransferase — protein MNDCILERQPAQTDLFTTLWSTLHSDGTDRIVAGTAPSIERPRADTCPIRVGACELHHGDAADILPNLPAGSVDLIVTSPPYNIGKSYETRTPLIHYVAFIEEIIGECHRLLGPQGAMSWQVGNHVHKGEVIPIDSLIIPLFRSLGMKVRNRVVWTFGHGLHCSKRLSGRHETIVWATKSDDYTFDLDAIRVPQKYPGKRYYKGPRKGELSGNPKGKNPGDVWDISNVKHNHPEKLDHPCQFPEELIDRLVLSLTAPGDVVLDPFAGSGTVGAVCNRLGRKSILVEREESYVRMAAQRLAGHAV, from the coding sequence ATGAACGACTGCATTCTTGAACGCCAGCCGGCGCAGACCGATCTCTTCACCACTCTCTGGAGCACACTTCATTCCGACGGGACCGATCGCATTGTCGCCGGCACGGCGCCCTCTATCGAACGCCCGCGAGCTGATACTTGCCCGATCCGTGTCGGCGCATGCGAACTCCATCATGGTGATGCTGCGGACATTCTGCCAAATCTGCCGGCCGGGAGCGTCGATCTCATCGTGACGAGCCCTCCCTACAATATCGGGAAGTCCTACGAGACCCGCACGCCCCTGATCCACTATGTCGCGTTCATCGAGGAGATCATTGGCGAATGCCATCGTCTTCTCGGTCCGCAGGGAGCCATGTCCTGGCAGGTCGGGAACCATGTCCACAAAGGAGAGGTCATCCCGATCGACAGCCTGATCATTCCGCTCTTCCGCAGTCTCGGCATGAAGGTCCGCAATCGCGTGGTCTGGACGTTCGGCCACGGCCTGCACTGCTCGAAGCGCCTGTCGGGACGGCACGAGACGATCGTTTGGGCCACGAAATCCGACGACTACACCTTCGATCTCGACGCGATCCGCGTTCCGCAGAAATATCCGGGCAAGCGCTACTACAAGGGGCCGAGGAAGGGTGAGTTGAGCGGAAACCCGAAGGGGAAGAACCCGGGGGACGTGTGGGACATCTCGAACGTCAAGCACAACCACCCGGAAAAGCTCGATCATCCGTGCCAGTTTCCCGAGGAGCTGATCGATCGGCTCGTCCTGTCCCTGACCGCCCCCGGCGACGTCGTGCTCGATCCGTTCGCCGGCTCCGGCACGGTCGGAGCGGTGTGCAATCGCCTTGGCCGCAAGTCAATTCTCGTGGAACGCGAGGAAAGCTACGTCCGGATGGCCGCACAGCGGCTGGCCGGTCACGCGGTGTAA
- the tnpA gene encoding IS66-like element accessory protein TnpA → MDRHKDSFGTPVSRLAIVDTGRRRRFTDEAKLQILEEGFSGDGRQVSATAVKHGVSRSQLYRWRQLAQAGNLGSIRIEGFVPALITPDVPGPSNPVVGSGRMEVLSANGRRVIVERDVDVDALLRILRGLETLR, encoded by the coding sequence ATGGACAGGCATAAGGACAGTTTTGGGACACCGGTGAGCCGGTTGGCGATCGTCGATACGGGGCGGCGGCGGCGCTTCACCGACGAGGCGAAGCTCCAAATTCTTGAAGAAGGCTTTTCTGGCGATGGTCGCCAGGTCTCCGCGACGGCGGTGAAGCATGGGGTTTCCCGCTCGCAACTGTACCGCTGGCGTCAGTTGGCACAGGCCGGCAATCTTGGCAGCATTCGGATCGAGGGCTTCGTACCGGCGTTGATCACGCCGGACGTGCCGGGTCCATCGAATCCGGTAGTGGGTAGCGGCCGCATGGAGGTACTGAGCGCAAACGGCCGGCGCGTCATTGTCGAGCGCGACGTTGATGTCGATGCGCTGCTGCGAATCCTGCGCGGGCTGGAGACGCTGCGATGA
- a CDS encoding metallophosphoesterase, translating to MKAAVFSDLHLDYSREPDFAIEVADDVDVIVIAGDVTAPVAKSARWAYRMYGSRGKRVVMVPGNHEHYGQVYEDSIGDIPELENVFMLENRDVVIDGVRFLGCCLWTDFELYGNPIQAMGAAALFMNDYRTIASRWPEGTPRRFLPAITVDIHRTSREWLDETLALPFDGPTVVVTHTCPHDLSVADEYKGDRLTPAFVSDLSDMIQRHEPDVWIHGHTHSNFDYVVPGTKTRVVCNPRGYVRDGFNRSDVENMAFEPTKTIVIG from the coding sequence ATGAAAGCCGCCGTATTTTCCGACCTCCACCTCGACTACAGCCGGGAGCCTGATTTCGCGATCGAGGTCGCCGACGATGTCGACGTCATCGTGATCGCGGGCGACGTCACCGCACCGGTAGCCAAAAGTGCCCGCTGGGCGTACCGGATGTATGGCAGCCGCGGAAAGCGCGTCGTGATGGTGCCGGGCAACCACGAACATTACGGTCAGGTCTATGAGGACAGCATCGGCGATATCCCCGAGCTGGAAAATGTCTTCATGCTGGAGAACCGCGATGTCGTCATCGACGGAGTCCGCTTCCTCGGCTGCTGCCTGTGGACGGATTTCGAGCTCTATGGCAATCCGATCCAGGCAATGGGTGCTGCGGCGCTGTTCATGAACGACTATCGCACCATCGCGTCGCGCTGGCCGGAAGGGACCCCGCGAAGATTCCTGCCGGCAATCACCGTCGATATTCATCGCACGAGCCGGGAATGGCTTGATGAGACGCTTGCCCTGCCCTTCGACGGGCCGACGGTCGTCGTGACGCATACATGCCCGCACGATCTGTCGGTCGCCGATGAGTATAAGGGAGACCGGCTGACACCGGCGTTCGTGTCGGATCTCTCGGATATGATCCAGCGCCATGAACCTGACGTCTGGATTCATGGGCACACCCATAGCAATTTCGACTATGTGGTGCCGGGGACGAAGACCCGGGTCGTCTGCAATCCCCGGGGCTATGTGAGGGACGGGTTCAATCGGAGCGATGTCGAGAATATGGCGTTCGAACCGACCAAGACGATCGTCATCGGGTGA
- the tnpB gene encoding IS66 family insertion sequence element accessory protein TnpB (TnpB, as the term is used for proteins encoded by IS66 family insertion elements, is considered an accessory protein, since TnpC, encoded by a neighboring gene, is a DDE family transposase.) encodes MISIPTGVRVWLATGHTDMRCGFPSLALRVQEVLKHDPLGGHLFCFRGKRGDLIKVVWHDGQGACLFTKKLERGRFIWPSAEGGAVAISSAQLSYLLSGIDWRAPQETWRPSRV; translated from the coding sequence ATGATCTCGATCCCGACAGGCGTTCGGGTGTGGTTGGCGACGGGCCATACGGACATGCGGTGCGGGTTCCCGTCGCTGGCGCTGCGGGTGCAGGAGGTGCTGAAGCATGACCCGCTGGGCGGCCATCTGTTCTGCTTCAGGGGCAAGCGCGGCGATCTGATCAAGGTCGTTTGGCACGATGGCCAGGGGGCCTGCCTGTTCACGAAAAAATTGGAACGAGGAAGGTTTATCTGGCCTTCCGCCGAGGGTGGCGCGGTGGCAATCTCGTCGGCGCAGCTTTCCTATCTACTGTCCGGAATTGACTGGCGCGCGCCGCAGGAAACCTGGCGTCCCAGCCGGGTCTGA